gaaaaatgttgttgCTCTCATCACCCACTCAAATAGAAGACGACCTAAAAATGCTCTGAAAGCTCTTGAAGCCGCAAAGATTAAATGTGCCAGAGATCACAGGAATGATCctgttcacttcctgtttgataaCTGTCAAAGTGAAGACCGAACAGATGAGGACGAGCTACAGGATCTGAAGAAATCATTTGATGTGACAAAGAAGGGAATGAACAAGTTGGTAAAGTTCATGGAAACAGTTGAGCCCCAAACGTTGGGCACAACTTTGGATGTTATGAAATCCCGAAGCTGTCTGGCAGCCTGCATCCACAACCTGCAAGACAGAATTAACCAGATAGATCTGAAACAAACAGAGATCAGACAGACTGAGGAAGCtctgaagaaaagcaagaaGGAACTGGAGAATGATAAGAACTATAAAATAGAAGTTCATGAAGTTTACAAGCACAAAGAAAAAGTAGGTGATGGAAAATGGGGACTAACAATGTTTAATGATGGTGCCACCTGCTGTACTGTCTGCGAGGAGACCTGTCACTTTCCATGCACAACAGCCCCATCTCCTTCAAAATGTGAAGTCATGAAATCAGGAAAGTGCACAGTTTGTACCAAGAAATGTCCTGTTTCAGATCATGTGAAAGAACAGTGGAGATATGTGAGCAAAACAAGGAGAGTGAAGAAAACCCTGGAAGaggtgaagaaaaaatatgaagtaaAACAAGAAGGGATGACTGACATCTTGGAAGCTCTGAAACAAGAGACAGAGAAActaaaggaagagaaaaatcgGCTTCTGGAAGAAGCTTACCAACATGTAATGAAGCTGGAGGAGATCGCCCTGAATGTTGATTCACTGTCAACTTCTGTCAACTTGGACTTCCTGATTGAGAAGATAAAGGAGAAAGGAGAAACAGCCAAGGCTGAGAAACTGGAGAAGATAATGAAAAGACAGGATAAAGGAGTTATGTCAGTGATGAAATCCTGGTTTGGTATGTGATGtcatatgtaaaaacaaaaccagaatcATAATCTCCCAGGCCGACGACTGCAGAGGATCTTACCAGGAAAACGTCTCTGTCAGACCTGGATCTGGAAGACGACCTGTTCTGATGCTGTTTATGTTGTGTAAAACTGCCATATGTGCTATAATGTAAGAGCTGCATGATGTTTAAAAGGCTGTTGTATAACCATGTTCACATACCATAAATTGCAAAGTTGGGACTTTTAACGGATTTATAaagaaactttgcattaaaaatgtccttaTTTACTGAACGACACTTCATGATGTGACATCACAATAAAGTAACCTGTGGAAAACAATACTTTATATAAAGGAGTTGTTGTAATGATGAAATCCTTCTCGTAAACATTGAGATCATATCCAGGGGtgctgccaggaatcttgggccctcctgtgcagctgctgttatTTCTTGAGTCTATCTGACTAAAAAGCGTCACACTTTTAAAGGTCATCTGCCTTGCTTtttttggttcaatactgataattagcacaatatttactgctcatggatttaacatccaacagtccacatccagtatgcaactaggttgtttaaattttttctattagttttaacttactgaaatgtctccccatgagcaacagtcaaaagcaacgtgcaaaatatacataaagcaatccagacttctaaaaattatatgtagttgcatttttcCTCCATATTTGTGTGGCGTCACTGGATGAAACTCAGATTTTGtggaattttagttttaataaattgctCAACAACGCCACCCTGGGAATTTCACCCAGAGATTATTACCTTTGGTTTAAGGCACACAGGTTCAGTTATGCAAATATTGAAACATCTGAGACAGTTTCAAGTTTACAAAAACCATTtattaaatcctttttaaaatgttctttttaaaaccagttcttttaaagaatgaaacacaaaggaaaTCAAAAGAACTGCAGTAGCGGAGGTTACCGGGCCGGAGGGGGCACTAGGGACGGCATccaccaaacacagcaaaccaaaaaaaacctttaacacTAGACGCAGTGAGACAACCCAAACTCAAGAATCACAGCACGCAGAAGAGGAAGACACCGTCACCACACCAACACCGCCACCAGACCTCAgcaactggaaacaaaaaaaaaaaaaacattttaacaatataaCCTTAaacctaataaataaataaacaatatcaGCCAGACTGAAGAAAGAATTTAccagtcgatctacgttcccacccttcatgagctttgggtcatgaccgaaagaatgagatcacggatacaagcggccgaaaagggtttcctccacagggtggctgggctctcccttagagagagaagctcggtggCTGGGGAGATGGAAGTCTgagcctcccttctgaagctgctgcccccgcgacccgacccccgGACGGGGGgggtggatgggtggatggagaaagaacaaaaagggctgtaaacaaaataagtaaagaaatatAAACTAATTAATAGACAATACACGTTAAAACATCAGGACCAGGCGTGGCCCTCTTGCCACGCCACAGCAGGAGGCAAAATGGGCGCGCCGATGCAACACCCCAAACACCGCTTCAATGAAGGCAGATGACGCCACCGCAGTCCAACTTTAAAACGAATGTGCAGAAATCAGGGAGATGAGAAAGTTATGAAAGTTAGTCACtatcttaaataaaactaaaaactggaGCTTACATGAGCGTTAATTTGTTTACCTGCCGATCCACaaacacgcatacacacactctctcaaaacgaggaagagaaggagcgcAGCGCAAAGGCGTTTTACCTACAATCACAGttcaatttagattttctgacCAAGATCAGCTAAagtgcagggagagagagaacacCTCCCACCAGGATATCAGCGCAACACGCACCAGCCAGCAATTTGTTGCCTTTCGCTGCCAGAGCCCACAGGACACGAGCCACACAGTGGAAGAACAAACACGACACATGCCTGAATGAACGCCGTAGCTCCTTATATACATCACACCGACCTTAACTGGAATTTTTCACCTGGAAACCATTTGTGTAGAATTATGTATATTTCTATACCACTacatttgttaaagttgtcaccatgtagcagtttgttatgaggcagataatctgaaaacaattaatctcctccatctccttcctgaattactattactggttaaagtaatgcaccgttctgaccaaaaccaaccaatcagaaccaggaggaggttCTTAGCACTGTcattagcctcattcactcactgctaaatgtgctaatggcggagaaacaacttatcattacaagaaagCATTTATCTaccgtcattggtagctatgctaactaaactgagcattgaCAGTTTGAAAGATTGAATGTGCaaatacgtcattgtgcctgccaAACGTATGACGCTCAGTGGAGCGGTCAACCGCTCTAAGATGGCCGTCCTAATTCTCGTCAGCGACTGTTAGGTAAATTGTATTATCAACTATTTGTTTTACCTTTATAATGTTCttagtttatgtatttgtttagtCATatcttttaagaaatgtttctgtattgTTAATCTCTCTGATTTCCTTTCTCAGAGGGCCTCTCTGAAGAAGAGCAGTGACAGCAGCTCTTCACAGAGCGCCATGCTTTGACCTCTTAGATAGCTGTAAATTCGTCGCTGTGAAGATGTACAACTTGCTCTGTTCACCCGTGTCAAGAACTGGATAATCTAGATTGTGTTGTTAGTTGGTAATAATCATTGGCGCTGTAACTCTAAAGGGAGGGGGAAACACTTCATCACACAGTTACAGCGCCAATGATTATTACCAACTAACAACACAATCTAGATTATCCAGTTCTCTCTGTGATCAGGGATcctaaatacaataaaaagagAGGGGCAGGCAAATGTGCTTTCAGAGCGGTAAGAGATTTGTAACTGAAAGCACATCTCTGCCTGTTCTCCTCACGAGTATTCAGAATCTAactttctcttgtctttcctgtGTTATTTAATCTGTGTTAATAGGTGTCAACTCTGACAGCGACAATAGGGGAGAGCGGTCCGTCAGGCGTGGGAGGTGCCAGTATGAGGTCGCAGCAACCCTTGGAAGGTGCCAAATTAAGCCAAAGCCAGTGGCAACACTGACAGCTAGCCCCGAAAACAGTGGCAGCCATGACACCTTCCACTGGAAGTGCCACAGTAGGTGCGGTGTCACGATTTGCGCCTGCTGTTTCTCCCGCCTGTAAAAACTGCTGTAAACACCGTCCTAGTCGAGCTCTTCATGCAATGAAACATGCAATGGTAATAAAATAACACGGAGACCTTAAGCAACacagtcatatttttctaaaagcagcatCTTTGAACCTGAAAAACGGAACCAGAACTCTGACACCAGAGCTGCACTACTGTTAAGCTCTGAGGCTTGTTGTGCTCCGTCATGCTTCGGAAGCTAAAAGCCTGAACCATAATCTCCTCGTTAGTCTCTGGCAATAACgaccataaataaaaacattgtccgtTAGAATGTTTGTATACTTttgtatactaaattttaatcCTACTTTAGCGTACTTTgatcgatgtacttaaactgtgctattttggaacaacttttttgtgcttagtatattttaataatattcaaatagtattaaattacaatttttagcATACTTGTTATacttaaacatacttttttggaacaacttcaagttgtacttagtatactttaagtatactttATGTACTATTTAAGAGCTTGATTAGTATATTTTGAGTTTACTAATTCtgtcatagaattatattagaaatatacttttaatatactttaaatatattagtaatgtatttaaatgacacttaatttttagttttgatttagtgctattgctaataaagtacaaaTTTAATTACTCATAAAAGTCTTCTTTattccttccatccatccatccatccattttctttMcacccttgtcccttaatggggtcgggagggttgctgctgcctctccagctaacgctctaggcgagaggcggggtcaccctggacaggtcaccagtctgtcgcagagccttctttattcctactttcctattttgtacattacgTGTACACTGCAGTACTTGtattgttttaggctacaattacatggaaaaattaattacacaagatgttcaaggtaattc
The window above is part of the Poecilia reticulata strain Guanapo unplaced genomic scaffold, Guppy_female_1.0+MT scaffold_219, whole genome shotgun sequence genome. Proteins encoded here:
- the LOC103460267 gene encoding uncharacterized protein LOC103460267 → MLRFFKFNTSEKKKERSDITSKYRDIISKCTPIRSGCPAVYKLKPKEETLGTLKNLIVGEEKPNTPNKTILVVGETGTGKSILINALINHAMGVKFEDQVWFQFVEEEEKSQTESQTSTVTVYQVYEGQTLPFSLTIIDTPGYGDTRGIERDVIVGEQLLQLFQSEHGVHELHAVGLVVKATENRVSDRLRYVFDSVLSLFGKDLEKNVVALITHSNRRRPKNALKALEAAKIKCARDHRNDPVHFLFDNCQSEDRTDEDELQDLKKSFDVTKKGMNKLVKFMETVEPQTLGTTLDVMKSRSCLAACIHNLQDRINQIDLKQTEIRQTEEALKKSKKELENDKNYKIEVHEVYKHKEKVGDGKWGLTMFNDGATCCTVCEETCHFPCTTAPSPSKCEVMKSGKCTVCTKKCPVSDHVKEQWRYVSKTRRVKKTLEEVKKKYEVKQEGMTDILEALKQETEKLKEEKNRLLEEAYQHVMKLEEIALNVDSLSTSVNLDFLIEKIKEKGETAKAEKLEKIMKRQDKGVMSVMKSWFGM